In Oxalobacteraceae bacterium OTU3CINTB1, the sequence CACCACCACGAACCCACGCATCACCTTTTCCGGCAGGCGGTGGATCAACCACCCGCCGCACAAGCCGCCGGCGATCCCGCCGACGCACAGCGCCAGGGCCGCCGGCCAGCTAATCAAACCTGAGGTGGCGAATATCATGGCCGCCACCGCGTTCATGGCCATCGCCAGGACGTTCTTGGTGGCCGCCGCCATGCGCACTTGCTGCCCCGCGACGGTCAGCGCCGCCAGCATCAGGAAGCCGATGCCGCCGCCGAAGTAGCCGCCATAAATCGCGATACATCCCTGCGCCAGCACCAGCACCCAGCGCGGCATCGCACCAGCCGCGTGCAGCGGCTTTTTGCGGAAACTCCCCCATGCGAACACGCTGGTGGCGAACAGCACCAGCCAAGGCACCAGCCGCTCGAAGAACGACGCCGGGGTGTTCAGCAGCAGCACCGCGCCGAACACGCCGCCGATGGCGCTGATGATCAGCATCTGTCGGAACGTCAGCGGGCCGACGTCGCCCACCAGCTTTCGTCCCGCATAGGCGGAAGTAATCTGACTGGGGAACAGCGCGATGGTCGACGTCATGTTGGCGGCCAGCGGATTCAATCCGGCCAGCAGCAGGGCGGGGAAGGTGATGAACGAGCCGCCCCCGGCGAGCGCGTTTTGCACGCCGGCGAGGAATCCTGCGGCGGCGACCATCAGGACGATGTGCAGTTCAAGCGGTGGGACTGGCGGCATGGGCGGGAGACAGACATGGTTGATGTGGGATCGGGCGGAGTAGCAGTTTCCGATCGATTATAACCGTGGCCGCAAAAGCTTTCCGGGCGCCGGGTTCGTGCGACGGGCCCGCGCCGGTGGTGCTACGATATTTCGCATGACGACACCCTACCAACTCTATTACTGGGACGGCCTGCAAGGCCGCGGCGAATTCGTGCGGCTGGCGCTGGAGGAGGCGGGCATCCCCTACGACGATGTGGCGCGGCGCAAGAAGGGCGTGCCTGCGTTGATGGCAAGCCTGGACGGCGACAAAGTCGATCATCCGTCGTTCGCGCCGCCGGTGCTGCGCGCGGGCGATCTGCTGATCGGGCAGACGTCCAATATCCTGCTGTTCCTGGGCGCGCGGCATGGACTGGCGCCGCGCGCGGAGGCGGGGCGCTTGTGGGCCAACCAGCTGCAGCTGACCATCTCCGACATCGTCGCCGAGGCGCACGACACGCATCATCCGATCTCCACCAACAAATACTACGAGGACCAGAAGAAGGAAGCCAAGGCGCGCGCCAAGGACTTCAGGGAGACGCGCATACCGAAGTTCCTGGACTATTTCGAAGGTGTGGTGCGGCGCAATCCGGGGCGCGGCGGCTGGGCCATCGGCTCCCGCCTGACGTATGTCGATCTGTCGCTGTTCCAGCTGATCGAGGGTTTGCGCTATGCGTTTCCGAAGACGATGGCGAAGCTCGAACCTTCGTATCCCGGCCTGGTGGCCTTGCGCGACAAGGTGGCGGCGCGTCCCAATATCGCCGCCTATGTGGGCTCGAAGCGGCGCATCCCGTTCAACGAGGACGGCATCTTCCGCCACTACCCCGAGTTGGAATAACCCGGGGCTGGCGGGGCATGCCGAATCAGGCGGCGGCGGTGACCGGGTAGCCGGCGTCGGCGATGGCTGATTTCAGCGGCGCCAGCGCCGTGGCGCTGTCGATTTTGACGGTCTTGGTGGCCAGATCGACTTCGACCTTGGCGGCGGCGTCGATCGCCTGCACCGCCTTGGTCACAGCGCCCACGCAGTGACCGCAACTCATGTTTTCCACTTGTAGCTGATACATCGACTTCTCCTTCTCGGTTTCGATGATCATACTGTATGCCTTCCAATCGTGGGAAGGTCAAGGGAGTCCTGATGAGTCGGAACGTCGCTTGGCGGATTACGCTGCGCTAATCCGCCCTACGTGGTTTAGATTGACGCTTGTTGCCCGGGGAACGCTCAGAGTCAACCCTCCGGCGGATCGTCCAGCCTGGCCAGGTCGAGGCTGACCATGGCCCAGATGCCGTCGGCGTAATCCGGCTCGCGCGACAGGTGCTCCACTTCGGACGGTCTGATTTCAAACGATTTGCCCTGCTCGACCAGCTGGCCGACGTGGCCGTAGATGGCCTTGGTGGCGTTGCTCATCGCTTTGTCCACCGTCTCACCGGTGGTCACGCAGCCCGGGATGTCCGGGACGGTCACCCCGTATCGGCTGCCTTCACGCTTCTGGATCAGGATAGGAATGTCCATGGTCTTACCTCAGCTGTGGTCGGAAAAGGCGGGCGAAATCAATGACTTGGATGTCAGTGTTATACAGGATGCCACAGGATTCAAGAACTTTCGTGGATCAACACGCTTACTTGTGCCAACTTGTGCATAGGTTGGGTGGCAGAAACTGTTTGCGGAAAAAAGAAGCCCCGCCGGCATTGCTGCGGGCGGGGCTAACAGGTACCTGTTTATTCTACTACATTACAGCACGTCGCTGGCGTGATCGGCCAGGCGCGAGCGTTCGCCGCGCGCCAGGGTCACGTGGCCGCTATGCGACCAACCCTTGAAGCGGTCGACCACGTACGTCAGGCCGCTGGAGCCTTCGGTCAGGTACGGCGTGTCGATCTGCGCGATGTTGCCCAGGCAGAGGATCTTGGTGCCCGGACCGGCGCGCGTGACCAACGTCTTGACCTGTTTCGGCGTCAAGTTCTGTGCTTCGTCGATGATCAGGAACTTGTTGACGAAGGTGCGGCCGCGCATGAAGTTGAGCGACTTGATCTTGATGCGCGAGCGGATCAGATCCTGCGTTGCCGCGCGGCCCCATTCGCCACCGTCCGAATCGGACTTGTTGAGCACTTCGAGGTTGTCGTCGAAGGCGCCCATCCACGGCGACATCTTTTCTTCCTCGGTGCCCGGCAGGAAACCGATGTCCTCGCCGACCGGCACCGTCACGCGGGTGACGATGATTTCGTTGTAGAGCTTGGTCTCGAGCACTTGCGCCAAGCCGGCCGCCAGGGCCAGCAGGGTCTTGCCGGTGCCGGCCTGGCCGAGCAGGGTGACGAAGTCGCATTCCGGATTCATCAGCAAGTTCAAGGCGAAGTTCTGCTCGCGGTTGCGGGCGGTGACACCCCACACATTGTTCTTGTTGTGGCTGAAGTCGCGCAGGGTTTGCAGCACGGCGGTCTTGCCGTTGATCTGTTTGACCTGGCCGTAGAACGGCGCTTCGCCATTTTTCGGCTCCAGGAAGATGAACTGGTTGACCAGCAGCGACGGCACGAACGGACCGGTGACGCGGTAGAACGTCGCGCTCTGGCCGTTTTTATTTTCCTGCCACGATTCCAGGTCCTTGCCGTGCTTGGTCCAGAAGTCGTCCGGCAGCTGGACGATACCCGAGTACAGCAGGTCGGTATCTTCCATCACGTGGTCGTTGAAGTAGTCCTCGGCCGGCAGGCCCAGCGCGCGCGCCTTGATGCGCATGTTGATGTCTTTCGACACCAGCACCACCGGACGGCCTTCCTGTTCGGCCTCGAGCGAGCGCACCACGGACAGGATCTGGTTGTCGGCTTTGCCGACCGGCAGGCCCACCGGCAGGTCCGCCGTTTGCATGCGGGTCTGGAAGTACAGGCGGCCCTTGGCGTCCTTGTTGCCCAGCTTGGACAGCGGGATGCCGTTCTCGATGGCGTCGTCGTCGGTGTTGGACACCAGCGCGTCGAGGGTGCGCGACACCTGGCGGGCATTGCGCGCCACCTCGGTCATGCCCTTCTTGTGGTTGTCCAACTCCTCCAACGTCATCATCGGCAGGTAGACGTCGTGCTCCTCGAAGCGGAACAGCGACGATGGATCGTGCATCAGCACGTTCGTGTCGAGCACGAACAGCTTGGTGGTGCCGGTCTGGTCGGCGTGACGGCTGGTCGACGACTTGATCGCCACTTCATTGGCCTTGTGCTTGGCCGGGTGTGGCGCCTCGGCGGTGATCGGCGTGACCTTGCCGCGCGCGGCGGGCGCGGCGGGAACGGCCTTGGCCTTCGCGGCCGGCTTGGCGGCCACCGGTGCCGGGGCGGGTGTCGGCGTTGCTTGGGCGGCCTTCAACACGGCCGGCGCGGCCTTCAGCACAGCGGCCACGGCCTTCGATTTGGCGGTGGTTTTCGCTGGCGCCGCAGGTGCTGCCGGCGCGGCTTGGACGGCGACCGGCGCCGCCGCTCTGGATTTCGCTACGGGTACTGCTTTGACGGGCGCCGCCTTCTTCGGCGCGGGTGCCGGCGCAATCTCGGCGACCGCCGCAATGGCGGAAACCGGGCGCGGCCCTGTCGCTTTTGGATAATCTTTTGCCAACAGTAAAGTCGCTGGCTTACTAGGTAATTTTGGCAGTGGCATCAGGATCTCAATTGAAAAATAACTGGAGGAATCCGCCCATGGGACAAGCGCACGTTTCCAATGGAGGAAACGTTAGTGCCGGATGGGGTGGATGCTGGGTGGAACGGAATAGTAGACTGCCGACGGGCGCACATCCTGCCCGGAGAAAGTACCGCGTGGTGGCCGGCTGGCCACCATGTAGGGTGGGAAGAGTGACAGTGATGACTCAAAATGGTTAACAAAATGGCTGGATGCGCATGATTCTGCTACGGTTGAGCAACTCTGAAAGGCAACGCGCAAACCTGTTAAGCCTGACGCGCCACAAATTCCAGCACTTCATCGACGTGACCCGCTACCTTCACGCCTCTCCATTCTTTCACCAATTGACCGCTAGCGTCAATGACAAACGTGCTGCGCTCGACGCCACGGACGGTCTTGCCGTACATTTGCTTCATTTTCATGACGTTGAACTGCGCGCAGACCGCCTCGTCGGGATCGGAAATGAGCTCGAAAGGCAGGCCCAGCTTGGCTTTGAAGCCTTCGTGCGAGCGCAGCGAATCGCGGCTGATGCCGTAGATTTCGGTGCCGGCGGCCTGGAATTGTTCGTACAGATCGCGGAACGCCATGTTCTCGGTGGTGCAGCCGGGGGTATTGTCTTTCGGGTAGAAAAACAGCACGGTATGGCGCGCTGGCCGGCCCGACAACTGGAACGTCCGGCCGCTCGTCATGGGGGCGGAAAAGTCGGTAACTACGGGTTGGCTATCAGCCACTGGTTTTCTCCTGGAGATGGACATCGACAATATGAGGGCGAGTTTTCACCCTTCAAGACGGGCGGGCAAAGTAAATATTGTCCAACCTGGCCTAGGACCGCGCCCGCAGGCGCGCGTGCAGCTGCTCGGCCGTGATGGACGCGCCATCGGCGGTCAGGCTGGAAATCGTCAGCATGCGGCCGTCGCCGCAAACGCCAAAGATGCAATTATCCACTACGGTCAAGCCCGGTGGCAAACCGACGGCGACGACGTTGCCGAAATTGCCGGACAGGCGGGCGCGCCCGATCACGTAACGCACGCCGGCGATGTCGGTGAAGGCGCCGGGGTAGGGCGGCGCGGCGGCGCGGTGCAGATTGTAGACCTGCCGCGCCGGCTGGCGCCAGTCGATGCGGCCGTCCTCGGGCGTGCGCGGGCCTAAGCCGGCGGCCGCTTTGGGACCTGCTCTGACACCGTTGTGCAGGCGCGGCGCCGTGCCGTCGAGCAGCGACGGCAGCACGCGCCACAAGGTCTGCTCGGCCGCCACGGTGACCTTGACGGACACGTCGAATGCGGTGTCGTCGGGCAGGATCGGCACCTCCACCTGCGAGACGATGGCGCCGGCAAAGGGCTCGGACGTCAACTCGTGCAGGCTGGCGCCGGTGACGGTGGCGTCGTGCAGCACCGCCCACTCGACCGGCGCGGCGCCAGGAAACTCCGGCAGCAGCGAGCCGTGCATATTGTAGGCCGGGGCGACCGCGAGCAACTCCGCCGGCAGCGTGCGGCCGTAGTCAAAGCTGAACATCAGATCCGGCATGGCGTCGCGCACCTCTTCCAGCAAATCGGGCGATGCAACATCGTCGGGGGCGGTGCAGGGGATGCGTTCTTCACGGCACAGCGAGCGCACCGATTCGTCGTGGTTGTTTACGCCGGGGTCTTCATGGTGGGTGACCACCAGCGCAACGTCGACGCCGCCGGCCAGCAGCACCTTGATGCAACGTACGCCGAGCTTGCGGTGCGCGAAGACGACCGCGCGTTGACGGCGGTCGTGGTCGTTCGTGTCGCCGGCTGCGTCGCTCATGGCCGCGCGCCTTGTGGTTTCGGCCGGCTCAGGCGCCCGCCTTGCCGGAGTTGTCAGTGTTGTCAATGATCAGCGCCAGGGTGACCTTGCGGCCTTCGCCCATCAGGATGTTGTAGGTGCGGCAGGCGGCCTGGCTGTCCATGCATTCGACGCCGATGCGGCGCATCGTCAGCGCGGCCGTCAGGCGCGGGTGGATGAAGCGCTGTTTGACGCCGGTGCCGAGGATGACGACGTCCGGCGCATCGGCGCCGATGATGTCGAAATGCTCGGCGGTGAGGGATTCGAAGGTCGGCGCCGGCCAGGCGCGCGGCTCGGTTTCCGGCAGCACGATCAGGCTGTAGTTGTAGCGCTGGGCGTTGATCTCGACCCCGGTTTCATCGTAGCCGGTGACGGTTTGGTACTTTTTGGTATCGCTTGCGTGGAGCTTCATGGTGGTATCTGCTATTTGATGGCTTGTCTAAGCGTTATTAGTAGCATTGTAGCCTTTTTCAAGGGGCGCTTCGCCGTTTCGCCCCGCCAGAGGTTGATTAAACGGGTGGCTTTCGGCAGAATGGTTCTTTTCGCATTGCAGCACAGGCCGCCATCGCGTTTTTGGCAGGCCACAGCGGTTTGCCTCACCAAGACAGGATTTTATTTTGCGACCGATTCAAAAATCGAACAAACTGGCGGAAGTCTGCTACGAGATCCGCGGCCCGGTGCCGGAAAAAGCCCGGCAAATGGAAGAAGAAGGCCACAAGATCACCAAGTTGAATATCGGCAACCTCGCCGTGTTCGGTTTCGATCCCCCGGACGAGATCGTCCAGGATATGAAAATCAACCTGTCCAACGCGGCCGGCTACACCGATTCCAAGGGCATGTTCGCGCCGCGCAAGGCGGTCATGCACTACACGCAAGGCAAGAACATCGCCGGCGTGTCGATCGACGACATTTACCTGGGCAACGGCGCGTCCGAACTGATCGTGATGTCGATGAACGCGCTGCTCAACACCGGCGACGAGGTGCTGGTGCCGGCGCCCGACTATCCGCTGTGGACCGCCGCCGTCAGCCTGTCCGGCGGCACGCCAGTGCACTACATCTGCGACGAGCAACAGGATTGGTTCCCGGACATTGAGGACATCCGCCGCAAAATCAACTCGAACACGCGCGCTATTGTCGTCATCAACCCGAACAACCCGACCGGCGCGTTGTACCCGGTCGAGCTGCTGCAACAGATCATCGAGCTGGCGCGCCAGCACCAGCTGATCATCTACGCCGACGAGATCTACGACAAGGTGCTGTACGACGAGGCCGAGCACGTCTCGATCGCCTCGCTGGCCGACGACGTGCTGTTCGTCACCTTCAACGGCCTGTCGAAGAACTACCGCGCCTGTGGCTACCGTTCCGGCTGGATGGTGGTGTCGGGCGAGAAATCCCATGCGAAAGACTATATCGAGGGCCTCAACATGCTGGCCTCGATGCGCTTGTGCGCCAACGCACCGGGGCAGTTTGCGATCCAGACTGCGCTCGGCGGCTACCAGTCGATACAAGACCTGGTGGGACCGGGCGGGCGCCTGTTGAAGCAACGCGATCTGGCCTACAAGCTGCTGACCGATATTCCGGGCGTCACTTGTGTCAAGCCGAAAGCGGCGCTGTACATGTTCCCGCGCCTCGATCCGAAAATCTATCCGATTGCGGACGACCAGCAGTTCGCCTACGAATTGCTGGCAGAAACGAAAGTGCTCATCGTCCAGGGCAGCGGCTTCA encodes:
- a CDS encoding sulfite exporter TauE/SafE family protein — translated: MPPVPPLELHIVLMVAAAGFLAGVQNALAGGGSFITFPALLLAGLNPLAANMTSTIALFPSQITSAYAGRKLVGDVGPLTFRQMLIISAIGGVFGAVLLLNTPASFFERLVPWLVLFATSVFAWGSFRKKPLHAAGAMPRWVLVLAQGCIAIYGGYFGGGIGFLMLAALTVAGQQVRMAAATKNVLAMAMNAVAAMIFATSGLISWPAALALCVGGIAGGLCGGWLIHRLPEKVMRGFVVVVGAALTVWMFVR
- a CDS encoding glutathione S-transferase, which translates into the protein MTTPYQLYYWDGLQGRGEFVRLALEEAGIPYDDVARRKKGVPALMASLDGDKVDHPSFAPPVLRAGDLLIGQTSNILLFLGARHGLAPRAEAGRLWANQLQLTISDIVAEAHDTHHPISTNKYYEDQKKEAKARAKDFRETRIPKFLDYFEGVVRRNPGRGGWAIGSRLTYVDLSLFQLIEGLRYAFPKTMAKLEPSYPGLVALRDKVAARPNIAAYVGSKRRIPFNEDGIFRHYPELE
- a CDS encoding cation transporter is translated as MYQLQVENMSCGHCVGAVTKAVQAIDAAAKVEVDLATKTVKIDSATALAPLKSAIADAGYPVTAAA
- a CDS encoding type II toxin-antitoxin system HicB family antitoxin, which codes for MDIPILIQKREGSRYGVTVPDIPGCVTTGETVDKAMSNATKAIYGHVGQLVEQGKSFEIRPSEVEHLSREPDYADGIWAMVSLDLARLDDPPEG
- a CDS encoding PhoH family protein; amino-acid sequence: MPLPKLPSKPATLLLAKDYPKATGPRPVSAIAAVAEIAPAPAPKKAAPVKAVPVAKSRAAAPVAVQAAPAAPAAPAKTTAKSKAVAAVLKAAPAVLKAAQATPTPAPAPVAAKPAAKAKAVPAAPAARGKVTPITAEAPHPAKHKANEVAIKSSTSRHADQTGTTKLFVLDTNVLMHDPSSLFRFEEHDVYLPMMTLEELDNHKKGMTEVARNARQVSRTLDALVSNTDDDAIENGIPLSKLGNKDAKGRLYFQTRMQTADLPVGLPVGKADNQILSVVRSLEAEQEGRPVVLVSKDINMRIKARALGLPAEDYFNDHVMEDTDLLYSGIVQLPDDFWTKHGKDLESWQENKNGQSATFYRVTGPFVPSLLVNQFIFLEPKNGEAPFYGQVKQINGKTAVLQTLRDFSHNKNNVWGVTARNREQNFALNLLMNPECDFVTLLGQAGTGKTLLALAAGLAQVLETKLYNEIIVTRVTVPVGEDIGFLPGTEEEKMSPWMGAFDDNLEVLNKSDSDGGEWGRAATQDLIRSRIKIKSLNFMRGRTFVNKFLIIDEAQNLTPKQVKTLVTRAGPGTKILCLGNIAQIDTPYLTEGSSGLTYVVDRFKGWSHSGHVTLARGERSRLADHASDVL
- a CDS encoding peroxiredoxin, with the translated sequence MTSGRTFQLSGRPARHTVLFFYPKDNTPGCTTENMAFRDLYEQFQAAGTEIYGISRDSLRSHEGFKAKLGLPFELISDPDEAVCAQFNVMKMKQMYGKTVRGVERSTFVIDASGQLVKEWRGVKVAGHVDEVLEFVARQA
- a CDS encoding formyltransferase — its product is MSDAAGDTNDHDRRQRAVVFAHRKLGVRCIKVLLAGGVDVALVVTHHEDPGVNNHDESVRSLCREERIPCTAPDDVASPDLLEEVRDAMPDLMFSFDYGRTLPAELLAVAPAYNMHGSLLPEFPGAAPVEWAVLHDATVTGASLHELTSEPFAGAIVSQVEVPILPDDTAFDVSVKVTVAAEQTLWRVLPSLLDGTAPRLHNGVRAGPKAAAGLGPRTPEDGRIDWRQPARQVYNLHRAAAPPYPGAFTDIAGVRYVIGRARLSGNFGNVVAVGLPPGLTVVDNCIFGVCGDGRMLTISSLTADGASITAEQLHARLRARS
- a CDS encoding Mth938-like domain-containing protein → MKLHASDTKKYQTVTGYDETGVEINAQRYNYSLIVLPETEPRAWPAPTFESLTAEHFDIIGADAPDVVILGTGVKQRFIHPRLTAALTMRRIGVECMDSQAACRTYNILMGEGRKVTLALIIDNTDNSGKAGA
- a CDS encoding pyridoxal phosphate-dependent aminotransferase — protein: MRPIQKSNKLAEVCYEIRGPVPEKARQMEEEGHKITKLNIGNLAVFGFDPPDEIVQDMKINLSNAAGYTDSKGMFAPRKAVMHYTQGKNIAGVSIDDIYLGNGASELIVMSMNALLNTGDEVLVPAPDYPLWTAAVSLSGGTPVHYICDEQQDWFPDIEDIRRKINSNTRAIVVINPNNPTGALYPVELLQQIIELARQHQLIIYADEIYDKVLYDEAEHVSIASLADDVLFVTFNGLSKNYRACGYRSGWMVVSGEKSHAKDYIEGLNMLASMRLCANAPGQFAIQTALGGYQSIQDLVGPGGRLLKQRDLAYKLLTDIPGVTCVKPKAALYMFPRLDPKIYPIADDQQFAYELLAETKVLIVQGSGFNWIAPDHFRVVFLPNSDDMTEAFGRIAKFMEGYRKRHGASF